A genomic window from Pseudanabaena yagii GIHE-NHR1 includes:
- a CDS encoding V4R domain-containing protein, with translation MTVAVDRPNSAASKHKRKNNHYSLQDFFQPNLEKGIIEDWNGLRNIFTSEDFIIGLQEGLEDEVGDASAAVMYSIGCEWGLQDALFFTKWFEKDFGRSIRQTNLPFLLETWWWPFTSQGWGRWQVDMSDRKQGFMFISVFDSAVARSLGDVGKPVCHLYAGLFSGFFTHLVNKELECIEIQCYSMGENYCKFLLGGKNRIDAASFWLNEGATTRDIEGRLRNGEFLK, from the coding sequence ATGACTGTTGCTGTAGATCGTCCCAATAGTGCTGCATCCAAACATAAAAGAAAAAATAATCATTACAGTTTGCAAGACTTCTTTCAGCCTAATCTGGAAAAAGGCATCATTGAGGATTGGAATGGACTCAGAAATATTTTCACGAGTGAAGATTTTATCATTGGGCTTCAAGAAGGATTAGAAGATGAGGTGGGCGATGCCTCAGCAGCAGTTATGTACTCGATTGGCTGTGAATGGGGCTTGCAAGATGCACTATTTTTTACAAAATGGTTTGAAAAGGATTTTGGTCGCAGCATTCGCCAAACAAATCTACCTTTCTTGTTAGAAACATGGTGGTGGCCCTTCACCTCTCAGGGCTGGGGACGATGGCAAGTAGATATGAGCGATCGCAAGCAGGGATTCATGTTTATTAGTGTATTTGACTCCGCCGTAGCCCGTAGCCTTGGTGATGTCGGTAAACCTGTCTGCCACTTGTATGCAGGTTTGTTTTCAGGATTTTTTACGCATCTAGTCAACAAAGAACTAGAGTGCATTGAGATTCAATGCTATTCGATGGGTGAAAACTATTGCAAATTCCTCCTTGGTGGTAAAAACCGCATTGATGCTGCATCATTCTGGCTCAATGAAGGTGCTACCACTCGTGACATCGAAGGTCGTTTACGCAATGGAGAATTCCTCAAATGA
- the hisC gene encoding histidinol-phosphate transaminase: MSYFRPAIDAMTGYVPGEQPKSGIKVIKLNTNENPYPPSPKAIAALQTIDSDSLRRYPDPFAHEFCQAVSEAIGVPKDWVIVGNGSDDVLNILIRACAEGRDRKVVYPMPTYVLYRTLAAMQPSETVEVPYGENFELPIEQLVAANGAVTFIASPNSPSGHSVSLEDLRKLAQQVSGIVAIDEAYVDFAEYSALPLVQEFDNVIVLRTLSKGYSLAGLRLGFGIANPKLLSGLFKVKDSYNIDAVAIAVGTAAMRDQEYKNANANKVKTSRSRLIHDLKNIGYTVPRSYGNFVLATPPKGNAEEIYLKLKESGILVRYFNQAGLADKLRITVGTDEQNQALYDQLTLIG, encoded by the coding sequence ATGAGCTACTTCCGCCCTGCTATTGATGCAATGACTGGCTATGTTCCTGGGGAACAACCCAAGTCGGGGATCAAAGTTATTAAACTGAATACTAACGAAAATCCCTATCCCCCTTCACCCAAAGCGATCGCTGCTTTGCAAACTATTGATAGTGACTCTTTACGACGCTATCCCGATCCCTTTGCTCATGAATTTTGTCAAGCGGTGAGTGAAGCTATTGGTGTGCCTAAGGATTGGGTAATTGTTGGCAATGGCAGCGATGATGTTTTAAATATTTTGATCAGGGCTTGTGCTGAAGGACGCGATCGCAAGGTGGTTTATCCGATGCCAACTTACGTGCTTTACCGCACCCTAGCAGCAATGCAACCATCGGAGACCGTAGAAGTCCCTTATGGGGAAAATTTTGAATTACCCATTGAGCAACTCGTCGCCGCCAATGGTGCTGTAACTTTTATTGCTTCGCCCAATAGTCCATCAGGTCACTCTGTATCTCTCGAAGATTTACGCAAATTGGCGCAACAAGTCTCAGGTATTGTGGCGATCGATGAAGCCTATGTGGATTTTGCTGAATATTCAGCTTTGCCCTTGGTGCAGGAATTTGACAATGTGATCGTATTACGCACTTTATCGAAGGGCTATTCCTTGGCAGGTTTGCGCTTAGGCTTTGGTATTGCTAATCCCAAGCTCTTGTCAGGGCTATTTAAGGTTAAAGATAGCTATAACATTGATGCTGTTGCGATCGCTGTGGGTACTGCTGCAATGCGAGATCAAGAATATAAAAATGCTAATGCCAATAAAGTTAAAACTTCGCGATCTCGTCTCATCCACGATCTAAAGAATATTGGCTATACAGTCCCAAGGTCTTACGGTAATTTTGTCCTCGCTACTCCTCCCAAGGGCAATGCTGAAGAGATTTATTTAAAGCTCAAAGAATCTGGTATTTTAGTGCGCTATTTCAATCAAGCAGGACTGGCTGATAAATTGCGAATTACTGTTGGCACTGACGAACAAAACCAAGCTCTATACGATCAATTGACTTTAATTGGATAG
- a CDS encoding PAM68 family protein: MSKPTERIPFEPNNRSKKAKGKETKKPPIAPVTKNISGSKPNISNNTSTKPSPKRNDPLGIPDEVNRRIVRRAALFCGIPTSLGLTTFVVSYIVVSKHIFELPTSVVVLLSMLFLGLGVVGLSYGAISASWDEGRVGSWWGGEEFKKNFGYLREAWKSQKQTPQQSNNK; encoded by the coding sequence GTGAGCAAGCCAACTGAACGTATCCCTTTCGAGCCAAATAATCGTAGTAAGAAAGCAAAAGGCAAGGAAACTAAAAAGCCACCTATTGCACCTGTTACTAAAAATATAAGTGGCTCGAAACCCAACATAAGTAACAACACAAGTACAAAACCGTCCCCTAAACGAAATGATCCTTTAGGAATCCCTGATGAAGTCAATCGTCGTATCGTTAGACGGGCAGCTTTATTCTGTGGTATCCCGACAAGTCTAGGTCTTACTACTTTTGTTGTGAGCTACATTGTTGTGAGCAAACACATATTTGAGCTACCAACTTCGGTAGTAGTGCTGCTAAGTATGTTGTTTTTAGGATTGGGAGTAGTCGGTCTAAGCTACGGCGCTATTTCGGCTTCTTGGGATGAAGGTCGTGTTGGTAGCTGGTGGGGCGGCGAAGAATTCAAGAAAAACTTTGGCTATTTACGAGAGGCTTGGAAGTCTCAAAAGCAAACTCCTCAGCAGTCTAACAATAAATAA
- a CDS encoding V4R domain-containing protein: MISVADLIKENRIPANFFDYNAYVKGDLEIGILENRRGDRLLAVPDTLIASLYSGLAKETGQASRLVLFNCGKWWGKNFYTRFTESLEEYYCQTLAEMDMITFIQSLKECWKTHGWGIFEFDPQYQAQGFIFVKTYNSPYVRKIEGNKLPTGYLEAGILTSFFSRLTGRELLAVQTTCESLGASNNTYIIGLPERLQIVDSFLSDGLDHETILQKLLK; this comes from the coding sequence ATGATTTCTGTTGCCGATCTCATCAAAGAAAATCGCATACCTGCTAACTTTTTTGACTATAACGCCTATGTCAAAGGTGATCTAGAAATAGGTATCCTAGAAAACCGTCGTGGCGATCGCCTATTAGCAGTTCCTGACACCTTAATTGCTTCATTATATTCAGGGCTAGCGAAAGAAACAGGACAAGCATCTAGACTAGTTCTATTTAATTGCGGTAAATGGTGGGGTAAGAATTTTTATACAAGGTTTACTGAATCCCTTGAAGAATACTACTGTCAGACATTAGCTGAAATGGATATGATCACCTTCATTCAAAGTTTAAAAGAATGTTGGAAAACTCACGGGTGGGGAATCTTTGAGTTCGATCCTCAATATCAGGCTCAAGGATTCATTTTTGTTAAAACCTACAATTCTCCCTATGTCCGTAAAATTGAAGGAAATAAGTTGCCAACAGGATATTTAGAAGCAGGTATTCTTACTTCATTCTTTAGCCGTTTAACAGGTCGCGAACTATTGGCAGTCCAAACAACCTGTGAATCTCTAGGGGCTAGCAACAATACCTACATCATTGGTTTACCTGAAAGACTCCAAATTGTTGACTCTTTCCTTTCCGACGGGTTAGATCACGAGACAATCCTACAAAAGCTTCTTAAATAA
- a CDS encoding globin family protein: protein MIPKIQELINQAQDRYLASDELGLMESYVSSLPDRLKLYKLIRDREIDILQSVADQVPSELPNVTVEDLELGIKNLVLVLRYSSMAMLLNDENFLKERLLSWLEGIMSMRDLRRLNDTLYKLLNQTLRQQFSPSQLALLQPLITAAQVTLIY, encoded by the coding sequence ATGATTCCGAAGATTCAAGAACTAATTAACCAAGCGCAGGATCGGTATCTTGCATCGGATGAGCTGGGACTCATGGAAAGCTATGTGAGTTCATTACCCGATCGCCTCAAGCTCTATAAACTCATCCGCGATCGCGAAATTGATATTTTGCAAAGCGTTGCCGATCAAGTACCATCGGAACTACCTAACGTAACCGTAGAAGATCTAGAACTAGGTATTAAAAATCTTGTCCTCGTTCTGCGATACAGCTCAATGGCGATGTTGTTGAATGATGAAAACTTTTTAAAGGAAAGGCTGCTCAGTTGGTTGGAAGGAATTATGTCCATGCGAGATCTCCGTCGGCTCAACGATACTCTCTATAAATTACTAAATCAAACATTGAGACAACAGTTCAGCCCCTCACAACTTGCTTTACTTCAACCTTTGATTACTGCTGCCCAAGTCACACTAATTTACTAG
- a CDS encoding 2Fe-2S iron-sulfur cluster-binding protein, whose protein sequence is MAKRVRIEPIAQTADIATNGALLSGLMGDELNILKECGGRGMCATCHVYIQEGMSSLSPMGKREQRTLEVITTCKPNSRLACQAKVMGEGIVVELPVGMYVQSIQDIEALIGRRCEKPLLSPITGQTLVEVGQLITRSVVRQLENTNFSVGEQLANTKRADIFE, encoded by the coding sequence ATGGCTAAGCGTGTAAGAATTGAGCCTATTGCTCAGACAGCAGATATTGCAACAAATGGTGCATTGCTATCTGGATTAATGGGGGACGAGTTAAATATTTTAAAAGAATGCGGTGGACGTGGCATGTGTGCGACCTGTCACGTTTATATCCAAGAGGGTATGTCTTCACTTAGCCCGATGGGTAAACGCGAGCAACGTACTTTAGAAGTTATTACTACCTGTAAACCGAACTCACGACTTGCTTGCCAAGCAAAGGTCATGGGTGAAGGAATTGTCGTTGAACTGCCTGTGGGTATGTATGTTCAATCGATTCAAGACATTGAAGCGCTGATTGGACGACGCTGTGAAAAACCATTACTTAGTCCGATCACAGGTCAGACTCTGGTGGAAGTTGGACAGCTAATTACAAGATCTGTTGTACGTCAATTAGAAAATACTAACTTTAGTGTTGGCGAACAATTGGCAAACACTAAACGTGCTGATATTTTTGAGTAA
- a CDS encoding LysR family transcriptional regulator: MIDIPFTLDQLRILKAIAAEGSFKRAADSLYVSQPAVSLQVQHLERQLDVPLFDRGGRRAQLTEAGQLLLSYGDRILSLCQETCRAIDDLQNLNGGTLIIGASQTTGTYLMPQMIGLFRKKYPEVSVQLHVHSTRRTAWSVANGQVDLAIIGGEIPADLLDSLEITPYAEDELALILPTSHALAQVEALPIDELYKMQFITLDSQSTIRKAIDRVLLDSGVDPRQLEIAMELNSIEAIKNAVQAGLGAAFLSVTAIEKELQMGALKQMRIDGVVIKRMLLQIRNPNRYRSKATEAFCNEVLPIFRDKP, encoded by the coding sequence ATGATCGACATACCGTTCACCCTAGACCAATTACGCATTCTCAAGGCGATCGCTGCTGAAGGTAGCTTTAAACGCGCCGCCGATAGCCTTTATGTATCCCAACCCGCCGTTAGCTTGCAAGTCCAACATCTAGAACGACAGCTAGATGTACCTTTGTTCGATCGCGGGGGCCGAAGAGCACAGTTGACGGAGGCAGGACAGTTGCTACTTTCCTATGGCGATCGCATTTTAAGCCTTTGTCAGGAAACTTGCCGCGCCATTGATGATTTACAAAATCTCAATGGTGGGACTCTCATTATAGGTGCTAGTCAGACGACTGGAACCTATCTAATGCCGCAGATGATTGGCTTATTTCGTAAGAAATACCCTGAAGTCTCGGTGCAACTCCATGTTCATTCTACAAGGCGAACGGCATGGAGTGTTGCGAATGGACAGGTAGACTTGGCAATTATTGGAGGTGAAATTCCTGCGGATTTGCTGGATTCTTTAGAGATTACACCCTACGCTGAAGATGAGCTAGCGCTAATTCTACCAACTTCTCATGCGTTGGCACAGGTGGAAGCCTTGCCTATTGATGAGCTATACAAGATGCAATTTATTACCCTTGATTCACAATCAACCATTCGTAAGGCAATTGATCGCGTCTTATTGGATAGTGGGGTAGATCCAAGACAGTTAGAGATCGCGATGGAGCTAAATTCGATTGAGGCGATTAAAAATGCGGTGCAGGCAGGGTTGGGAGCAGCATTTTTGTCGGTAACTGCGATCGAAAAAGAGTTGCAAATGGGGGCTTTAAAGCAAATGAGGATTGATGGGGTGGTCATCAAGCGAATGCTCTTACAAATTCGGAATCCAAATCGTTATCGCTCCAAGGCAACGGAAGCCTTTTGTAACGAGGTCTTGCCAATTTTTCGAGACAAGCCATAA
- the rpsO gene encoding 30S ribosomal protein S15 has translation MALLQERKLEIFAEYQKHPTDTGSSDVQVALLTERVNQLTTHLKLHPKDFSSRRSLLKIIGQRKRLLAYVRSQDRAHYKQLIQSLGVRG, from the coding sequence ATGGCACTTTTGCAAGAACGCAAGCTCGAAATTTTCGCTGAATACCAAAAGCATCCTACCGATACTGGTTCATCTGATGTTCAGGTTGCATTGCTCACCGAGCGTGTAAACCAATTGACCACTCACCTTAAGCTACATCCTAAAGATTTCTCATCTCGCCGCAGTTTGCTCAAGATCATTGGTCAACGTAAGCGTTTACTAGCTTATGTTCGTAGCCAAGATCGCGCTCATTACAAACAACTCATCCAAAGCTTGGGTGTAAGAGGCTAG